A stretch of Christensenellaceae bacterium DNA encodes these proteins:
- the ispE gene encoding 4-diphosphocytidyl-2-C-methyl-D-erythritol kinase, with the protein MRVKAYAKLNLALDILSVHEDGMHELDMLMQSISLADVLSFKCSDRIEVRCDNMKLDGNNTVKRAAKLFFHTLGIRGGIQIILEKYIPAQAGLGGGSSDAAATLLALNHLYEAGFTAQELREIGVTIGADVPFFIGGGCARARGIGEKLVRINNRCRFYYLLVKPRKGVPTALAYQKYDKCTKGGRADMDAAEAALRSGDDETYFDTAKNVLQAPGIEICPEVGDILARCSSRGADFAMMTGSGSCVFAVFRDESIREYAYRKFIKEYPFCKRAENVEMGIEVL; encoded by the coding sequence AGCTGAATCTGGCTCTCGATATTTTAAGTGTCCATGAAGACGGGATGCATGAACTCGATATGCTGATGCAGAGTATCTCGCTTGCGGACGTGCTTTCCTTTAAGTGCAGTGACAGGATCGAGGTCCGCTGCGACAACATGAAATTAGACGGGAACAATACGGTAAAGCGGGCGGCGAAATTATTCTTTCATACGCTCGGTATTCGCGGCGGCATACAGATTATCCTTGAAAAATATATTCCTGCGCAGGCGGGATTGGGCGGCGGCAGCAGTGACGCGGCAGCGACTCTTTTGGCGCTGAACCATCTTTATGAGGCGGGTTTTACCGCACAGGAGCTAAGGGAAATCGGCGTTACGATAGGCGCGGATGTGCCGTTCTTTATTGGCGGCGGATGCGCGCGCGCGCGCGGGATCGGGGAGAAGCTTGTAAGGATTAACAACCGGTGCCGGTTTTATTACCTGCTGGTTAAGCCGCGAAAGGGCGTTCCGACTGCTTTGGCGTACCAAAAGTATGACAAATGCACCAAGGGCGGACGTGCCGATATGGACGCGGCAGAAGCCGCGCTCAGGTCGGGAGACGACGAAACCTATTTTGATACGGCAAAAAATGTGCTGCAGGCGCCGGGAATAGAAATTTGTCCAGAAGTAGGGGATATACTTGCGAGATGCTCGTCGCGCGGCGCGGATTTTGCCATGATGACAGGGAGCGGAAGCTGCGTCTTTGCGGTTTTCAGGGATGAATCCATACGCGAATACGCCTACCGGAAGTTTATCAAAGAATATCCGTTCTGCAAACGTGCGGAAAATGTGGAGATGGGGATTGAAGTGTTATAG
- a CDS encoding lipase/acylhydrolase, whose translation MYSKSIPIKGGVQSILVMGDSVAKGVVFHPEKQRYIFSKNGFIRRLGERLRASVHDFSKFGTTTSYGQKLLKEKLTDLNPDLVLIEYGGNDCDYKWDEVALDPTAVHIPNTPASEYGKKLEEMISSLLKLSKIPVLMNLPPLNAASYFRWFTKNDPQRAHNILKWLRDVSKIYWWQEKYSYIAEQVADSFGIHMINVRSAFLRQKDYREFLCEDGIHPNEKGQSLIEQEFLAYIDRYASYLMA comes from the coding sequence ATGTATAGCAAAAGTATTCCCATAAAGGGCGGCGTGCAGTCCATCCTGGTAATGGGTGACTCGGTTGCCAAAGGCGTCGTCTTCCACCCTGAAAAGCAACGGTATATTTTTTCCAAAAACGGATTTATCCGGCGGCTCGGCGAGCGCCTGCGGGCAAGCGTCCACGATTTTTCCAAATTCGGCACCACGACCTCGTACGGCCAAAAATTACTGAAAGAAAAGCTCACCGATTTGAATCCTGATCTGGTGCTTATTGAATATGGCGGTAACGACTGCGATTATAAGTGGGATGAGGTCGCGCTCGACCCTACGGCCGTCCATATACCGAACACGCCGGCAAGCGAGTATGGGAAAAAGCTTGAGGAGATGATCTCTTCTTTGCTTAAGCTCAGCAAGATACCCGTTCTCATGAATTTGCCGCCGCTTAATGCCGCTTCTTATTTCCGCTGGTTTACCAAAAATGATCCACAGCGGGCGCACAATATCTTAAAATGGCTGCGCGACGTTTCCAAAATCTACTGGTGGCAGGAAAAATATTCCTACATCGCCGAGCAGGTGGCCGATTCTTTCGGCATTCACATGATTAACGTCCGCTCTGCTTTCCTGCGGCAAAAAGACTACCGTGAATTTCTTTGCGAGGACGGTATCCATCCCAATGAAAAAGGACAATCGCTGATCGAGCAGGAATTTCTTGCATACATAGACCGCTATGCGTCCTATCTAATGGCATAG
- a CDS encoding glutamine ABC transporter substrate-binding protein — MRRYSGARPQASTGRISKINKKRLLTIGVAAAAVIICIAVILNVATKKGFESSLLMTSDTIRIGIRTDVEGFGGMDEDGRITGFDREYIDAVLKELIGEKQKVYEYYALSSQDAAGSIKYDRIDIALGLLVSGTDKTNGFRLTEPYYTDKVVAITTADSRLEKLSNLEGGKIGILSNAIPSGDLADYVEEKGMNYNTKDILRYTDYESIRMDLDAGRVNVVVMPEAIAKRFVQEGYRKLAEPLYSVGYTIMIPTGQDAMATEMNRVIEQFEKDGTAQSLRDKWGL, encoded by the coding sequence TTGAGAAGATATTCGGGCGCCCGTCCGCAGGCATCGACGGGCAGGATTTCAAAAATCAATAAAAAGAGGCTGCTGACGATAGGCGTCGCGGCGGCCGCTGTTATTATTTGTATTGCGGTCATTCTGAACGTCGCGACAAAAAAGGGATTCGAGTCAAGCCTCCTCATGACCAGCGATACGATCCGGATCGGAATCCGCACGGATGTTGAGGGCTTTGGCGGTATGGACGAGGATGGCAGGATCACAGGCTTTGACAGGGAATATATTGACGCTGTTTTGAAAGAACTCATAGGAGAAAAGCAAAAGGTATATGAATACTATGCGCTCAGCTCGCAGGATGCGGCCGGTTCGATCAAGTATGACAGGATCGATATTGCGTTAGGGCTTTTGGTAAGCGGTACGGATAAAACGAACGGCTTCCGGCTGACGGAGCCGTATTATACAGATAAAGTGGTTGCGATCACAACTGCAGATTCCAGGCTGGAAAAGCTATCCAATCTGGAAGGCGGCAAAATCGGGATACTGAGCAATGCGATTCCATCAGGCGACCTTGCAGACTATGTGGAAGAAAAAGGGATGAATTACAATACCAAGGATATTCTGCGCTATACGGATTATGAAAGTATCCGCATGGACCTGGACGCGGGACGTGTGAATGTGGTCGTGATGCCGGAAGCGATTGCAAAGCGGTTTGTACAGGAGGGTTACCGCAAGCTGGCGGAGCCGCTCTACAGCGTTGGATATACCATTATGATACCGACGGGGCAGGACGCGATGGCAACCGAAATGAACCGCGTAATCGAGCAATTTGAAAAGGACGGCACGGCGCAGTCGCTGCGTGATAAATGGGGACTATGA
- a CDS encoding acetyltransferase: MKIFEVRDRNSLLIEQLLSVWESSVKATHHFLTESERERIKKRVPQAFSEIPHLIVIENENQVPMGFMGIVEQHLEMLFITHEERGKGFGKELLQYGIEKYAINDLAVNEQNLLAKGFYEHMGFTVYKRTDNDEQGNPYPLLYMSRQ; encoded by the coding sequence ATGAAGATTTTTGAGGTAAGGGATAGAAATTCGTTATTGATAGAACAACTATTAAGCGTGTGGGAAAGCTCTGTAAAGGCAACGCATCACTTTTTAACAGAGAGCGAAAGAGAGCGTATCAAGAAACGCGTTCCTCAAGCATTCAGTGAAATCCCCCATTTAATTGTTATAGAAAATGAAAATCAAGTTCCTATGGGATTCATGGGAATCGTCGAACAACATCTTGAAATGTTGTTTATCACTCACGAAGAGAGAGGAAAAGGATTCGGAAAAGAATTGCTTCAATACGGAATAGAAAAATATGCCATTAATGATTTGGCTGTGAATGAACAAAATCTTCTTGCGAAAGGTTTCTATGAACACATGGGTTTCACGGTTTACAAAAGGACTGATAATGATGAACAGGGAAATCCTTATCCGCTTTTATATATGAGCAGGCAGTAA
- the addB gene encoding ATP-dependent helicase/deoxyribonuclease subunit B, with product MSIEFVLGRTASKRDDKIIEKIGELALRDPLANILVVVPPQATYITEKQLIDKLRLKGLMGVCVQSPARICERVLESTYGKAVTGIDAAGKSMMMRLIMDRSENDLHALRKCAKKGDLPLMMGSIIAELKTLDFTPDMLRSIATDNKNTAEKFEDIAYLYERFNELSEGLYDTEDKINMVIEHIPQAEFLKGAHLFIHGFDIYNAQTVRFLKALMEAAEETVVSFYYADGNAPDAAVYEICNENRNKFLGYAVSKGLKTSMIKEDREISEDILHIEKNLYAYPFRKAKPARDVSVTYATDLEEEIRAVAAQIAYLKEKRGYAFRDMAVVAGSSEGYAESLKTLFEEAGIPCFTGEKRTLGQSVFAQYLLSALELLKGRMKKDTLLAHAKTGLAQATLRQAEQLQNYAFSHVRDGFAFLKPFADPMADEARKEFMEPICALRDCAKEAETAGEMIRLLTAYMERTGAEEKLRRQILSAEKAGLLESAEFGTQVFEKTVRILKEAQEILKDTPVTKTQLAALLKTGLEAQQVGVIPPGADEVAIGEIAYIRPGDIRALFVVGANEGILPNYAQSSDILADHERELMLGQLAGLKFTGNVEKQKLAILKVLTKPADKLFLSCVDDGKAKPSPVLQRIMELFEHVKTNRAAELAAMLKANAYVKAAGVLRNLADGVEAEYDASQIAAVLGDGENPEKLRAIERGLTNKNWATPLKGAVAQELYGEIRGNASRLEKYYECPYKHFVQYGIKADVPQEYTINPMDVGNFAHDILDGLQKAVKLDRRKWADIPEDEFAGMVDECTRAARETQSKFTLNRHNENVLRATAREVRLAAGAIRAQAREGMLQPAESEFWFSQEFGGVKIDGKIDRIDTAELDGMRYFDIVDYKTGEHDFDLSRFAGGVSLQLVIYIMAVMELMGGDARFAGANYFNIHLPEFERPDADVDAAYRMAGICGVDEEKAARLFGADSNGIFSLRLRVTRDGGFDANARRRQYGKEEIEAMLAFAKKLVANAAESIKDGDTAIRPYAYKSSTGCDYCDFASICMFDAGYTGNAPRVLSEEDKEETMKQIRREE from the coding sequence ATGAGTATTGAGTTCGTGCTGGGCAGAACGGCCAGCAAGCGGGATGACAAAATAATCGAAAAAATAGGCGAATTGGCGTTAAGGGATCCGTTGGCGAATATTCTTGTTGTCGTGCCGCCGCAGGCCACCTACATCACGGAGAAACAACTGATCGATAAACTAAGGCTCAAGGGGCTGATGGGCGTATGCGTGCAAAGTCCCGCGCGCATTTGCGAGCGCGTGTTGGAAAGCACGTATGGAAAAGCGGTCACAGGCATCGACGCGGCGGGTAAAAGCATGATGATGCGCCTGATTATGGACCGGAGCGAAAATGATTTGCACGCACTGCGAAAGTGCGCGAAGAAAGGCGACCTGCCGCTTATGATGGGCAGCATCATAGCAGAGCTTAAGACGCTGGATTTCACGCCGGACATGCTGCGTTCCATCGCTACCGACAATAAAAATACGGCGGAAAAATTTGAAGATATTGCATATCTTTATGAACGGTTCAATGAGCTTTCCGAGGGGCTTTACGATACGGAAGACAAGATCAATATGGTGATCGAGCATATTCCGCAGGCGGAGTTTCTGAAAGGAGCGCATTTGTTTATTCACGGCTTCGACATATACAATGCGCAAACAGTGCGTTTTTTAAAGGCGTTGATGGAAGCGGCAGAAGAAACGGTGGTTTCCTTTTATTATGCGGATGGGAATGCGCCGGATGCGGCAGTGTACGAAATCTGTAACGAGAACAGGAATAAATTTTTAGGATATGCGGTTTCAAAGGGCCTCAAAACCTCCATGATCAAAGAAGACAGGGAAATATCGGAAGATATTCTGCACATAGAAAAGAACCTGTATGCATATCCTTTCCGAAAGGCGAAGCCAGCGCGCGATGTGAGCGTAACCTATGCGACAGATTTGGAGGAGGAAATCCGCGCGGTAGCCGCGCAGATCGCGTACCTGAAAGAAAAAAGAGGGTATGCTTTCCGTGATATGGCGGTTGTAGCCGGCAGCAGCGAAGGATACGCGGAGTCTTTGAAAACTTTATTTGAGGAAGCGGGCATTCCCTGCTTTACCGGTGAAAAGAGGACGTTGGGGCAAAGCGTGTTTGCGCAATATCTTTTAAGCGCTTTGGAGCTTTTAAAAGGGCGGATGAAAAAGGATACGCTGCTCGCACATGCAAAGACGGGGCTTGCGCAGGCAACGCTGCGGCAGGCGGAGCAACTGCAGAATTATGCATTCTCGCATGTGCGCGACGGATTTGCCTTTTTAAAGCCTTTTGCCGATCCGATGGCCGATGAGGCGCGGAAAGAATTTATGGAACCGATTTGCGCCCTGCGCGACTGCGCGAAAGAGGCAGAAACGGCGGGCGAGATGATCCGCCTTTTGACGGCGTATATGGAACGGACGGGCGCGGAAGAAAAACTGCGCAGGCAAATTTTAAGCGCGGAAAAAGCGGGACTATTGGAGAGTGCCGAATTTGGAACGCAGGTATTTGAAAAAACGGTGCGTATCTTAAAGGAGGCGCAGGAAATCTTAAAAGATACGCCCGTTACTAAAACGCAGCTCGCCGCGCTGCTTAAGACGGGGCTGGAGGCGCAGCAGGTGGGCGTGATCCCGCCGGGGGCGGATGAGGTGGCGATTGGGGAAATTGCGTATATACGCCCGGGCGATATACGCGCGTTGTTTGTGGTAGGCGCGAATGAAGGCATATTGCCAAATTATGCGCAGAGCTCGGATATTCTTGCGGATCATGAGCGGGAATTGATGCTTGGACAGTTGGCGGGGCTGAAATTTACCGGCAATGTGGAAAAACAGAAACTGGCGATCTTAAAAGTATTGACCAAACCTGCGGATAAATTGTTTTTGAGTTGCGTGGACGACGGAAAAGCAAAACCCTCGCCTGTTCTGCAAAGGATTATGGAGTTGTTTGAGCATGTCAAAACAAACCGCGCGGCGGAGCTCGCGGCGATGCTGAAAGCAAACGCCTATGTTAAGGCGGCGGGCGTTTTACGCAATCTCGCGGACGGCGTCGAGGCCGAATACGACGCGTCGCAAATAGCGGCCGTGCTCGGCGATGGGGAGAATCCGGAAAAGCTGCGGGCGATCGAGCGGGGACTTACCAACAAGAATTGGGCGACTCCCTTAAAGGGCGCTGTGGCGCAGGAGCTTTACGGCGAAATTAGGGGAAACGCAAGCAGACTGGAAAAGTATTACGAATGTCCGTATAAGCATTTTGTACAATATGGAATAAAAGCAGATGTGCCGCAGGAGTATACGATCAATCCGATGGACGTGGGAAACTTTGCGCACGATATTTTAGACGGACTGCAAAAAGCGGTAAAACTGGATCGGCGGAAATGGGCGGATATTCCGGAGGATGAATTTGCGGGGATGGTTGATGAATGTACGCGCGCCGCCCGCGAAACGCAAAGTAAATTTACGCTTAACCGGCACAACGAAAACGTGCTGCGCGCAACGGCGCGCGAGGTGCGTTTGGCGGCGGGAGCAATACGCGCGCAGGCGCGGGAGGGGATGCTGCAGCCGGCAGAAAGCGAGTTTTGGTTTTCGCAGGAATTTGGCGGCGTGAAGATCGACGGAAAGATTGACCGCATCGACACGGCGGAGCTTGACGGGATGCGCTACTTTGATATTGTGGACTACAAGACAGGCGAGCATGATTTTGACCTCAGCCGCTTTGCGGGCGGCGTCTCTTTGCAGCTTGTGATCTATATTATGGCGGTCATGGAGCTTATGGGCGGGGACGCGCGGTTTGCGGGGGCCAATTATTTTAATATCCATCTGCCGGAATTCGAGCGGCCGGACGCTGATGTGGACGCAGCTTACCGTATGGCGGGGATATGCGGCGTGGACGAAGAAAAAGCGGCGCGGCTTTTCGGCGCGGACAGCAATGGCATTTTTTCACTGCGGCTGCGCGTTACGCGGGACGGCGGATTTGATGCGAACGCGCGCAGGCGGCAGTATGGCAAGGAAGAAATAGAAGCGATGCTCGCATTCGCAAAAAAATTGGTTGCAAACGCGGCGGAAAGCATTAAGGACGGGGATACGGCAATACGCCCGTATGCTTATAAAAGTTCGACAGGATGCGATTACTGTGATTTTGCGAGTATCTGCATGTTTGACGCGGGATACACGGGCAATGCGCCGCGCGTCCTTTCGGAAGAGGATAAAGAAGAAACGATGAAACAAATACGGCGGGAAGAATAG